The DNA region TTATCAAAATAACGATATTGCTCTAATTTTAATTCTTGTTTTCAATTTAACGCTGGTAATCCTAATTCCTGACGAATTTTTGTTAAATAATGTTGATTCTTATGAGTTAACATTATTTCCCCTCCTTTCTCTTAAATTAAGTAAAAAAGAAACCTACGGTTTCTTACGATGTCAAAAGTGACTAGTTCGTTTTTGATGTTGATAACGATATTGTATTTCATCTTCAGCAATTAGCTGTTCAATTAAAACATCGTTGTCTTTCCGTGTTAATGCTTCTTGATAATCAAATGTTTTTTCATGAACACGAACATGAATGCCATTAAGTAATAATGGTGCTTTAATTTCTGCTAACTTTAAAAACCTAATTTCTTTTGGATATAAATACAATAATTTCCCATGTAACTTAACATTTCGTAATAAAATAAAGTCATTTTTACTCGGGGAGTTTGCGACATTATCTTCGGTATAAACATTATAACTAAGATAATGATTATAATCTTGTTCATTGCCAGCAAAAAACATTTGATTTTTATGCATTCGATCAATACAAATAATTTTCCCATTATGTAAAAAATATAAATGTCCGGTTTTAATATCTCTTATCATTTCTCGTTACCTCCTCTTCTATCTCTCTTTTATTGCTAATTTTGGTTGATAGTTAACGAGTTGATAATTAATACGTTATTTGTTGTTCCGTGCTTCTTGCATCAATTGTGCTTGCACTCGTAATGATTCAATTAAAGCTTGGCGATTTTCTTTCACTTCGTCACGAATTCGTAATAATCGTTGAAATTCTTTTTGGCGTTTAATAAACTCTTCAATATTTCCTTTTGTGTTTTTATATTTAAGAACTTGTTTATCTAACAACTTAATTTCAGCATATTGCTTCTGGTTTAATAACATAACATGTTTTCGTAACAGCGCAATTGATTTATTACGATTTTCTAAAATTGCCGCATTTAATTTATCATCATTTGTTTTAATTGTTCGTGATAAATTGATTGCCCGGTTAAAATCAGCTAATTCTTGTGAAATTTGGCGATTATAACCTTGTTCATATTGTTGTCGAACTTCTAATAAATACTGCAACATTTTTTGTTCATAGACTAAACGTTGATCAATATTAGGTCGTTTCTTCTCATCATACTGATGATTATAATTTGTTTTTTTATAACGATCTTCACTCAGTAATTCTGCTTGTTCATTAGCAAAGTCCATTGTTGAGGTTTCTCCTTTTTTGTTCTTTGCTTTTAGTGCAGGACTTTCTTTTTTATTCTTTTTTTGCTTTGTTTTAAAAGCAAATGTTTCTTTTAAATGTTCTAATTGTGTTTGTTCTTCCGCATTTAATTTATAAAAACGTGCCTTATTTTCTAACCGTAAAATTAATCGTTCTTCCATTGATAATGGATCTTCAGCAGTACGAATTATTTTAACTGGTTTTGGTTTTGGTGGTACAATATCTCTTGCCGCAAATTCATTTAAGTTAATTTCAACTTGATTTTGTTTAATTAAGCGAACAAGGATTTCTTCGTCCCCTTTTTCAATTTCAATTTTATCATCAGAATCAACAACAAAGTCAACAACTGATAACCCATTTTGTTTTATTTGTGAAATCTGGTGGGCTAAAATTGGGCGTAAATCACGACGAATTGTTGTTACTTCTTCTGTTTCAGTTCGCCGAATAATTGTTTTCATTTCGTTTGTTTCTGGTTCTGATGACCCTAATTTTGTTTTTACACGATCAACATCTAAACTATTTCAATTCGAGAAAGTATTAAATTGATCATTAATTAATTCACTGTCTTTTAACGGTGGTTTAATTAAATTAGTTGTTTTCGGAATGGCATTTTTAGCAGACCTTTTTGTTCTACTAACAGTTTTATTAGTTTTTGGTTGATCTAATGGTGTTGAAATTAGGATATCTTGCTGAAGTGGCTGCTTCACTTTTGCTGCTGGTTTTTTACTAGCTGCTTGTTTTGCTTTATGATTGTTTAATCTTGCAAAAACTGGAATTTCTTTGTCACTACGATAACTATAATCAATGAATTTACTTTTATTTTTTTGTTCTTCTCAAGCATTATCTTTATCTTTTAAACGAATAACTCCCTTTTTTTTGGTTCCAACAACTTCAGTTAAATATTTTTGTTTTAATGCTTGATACTCTGGGCTATTTTCATCTAATTGTCTTAATAAAACTTTAATTGTTGCTGGAGTTAATTTTTTATCCATTAGTTCTGCTGCATCTCGTTCTGAATCAACAATGCTACCATAATTAGCACGAGTAACGACAACAGTTTCTGAGTCTTTTTCTTTTGCCATTTTTTAATCCTCTTATTTGCTTTCTCATTTTTAATACATATATATATTATATAAAATTTTTAAACTTTTTTAAATAGTTTTAGCAAAAAACCTTGCTTTTTTTAATAAATTATTTATAATATTATTTCATTATTTTAATTAAACTCTATCACCTTTATTTGAGACCTTTTTTATAAATTAACCGCTGTCATTTTGTTATTTTCGGAACAACCCCTTGCTTAATTGGTTTTTCAATTTGCACCGGATGATATATCTCATATTCATTAGCTAACGCTTGTCCAATTTCGCGCATTAAAATTGTGCCATAATTATCTTCTTCATAGGAAGGTGTCATTTTGTTATCTTTTGCAAAAAATGATTTTGGAAGTGAATCTTTTGCTTCAATCTCACTATTAAGTATTTTTTTATTTATCTTTGGTAGTTTAACTGGCTTTGCTAATGTTGCTAAATATTCTTCTCGTTTTTTTAGTTCGACTAGTCGTGATTGTTGCAAATCACGCAAAATTAATTCTTGTTGACGATGCAACTGTTGCGCTTGAACTTTTTGATTAATTTTTAACACTTGTAACAATTGTTGTTGCATTTTAGCATCAGTTTCTTGTGCTCAGAGCTCTTTTTCTTGCGCTCATTGAAGAACAACATCTGGTCGTTTTTGCGGATCAATCCCACTTGACGTAACAACTTCATCAAAATATTTTCGAATTAAATCTGCTGTTGGTAATGTTGTTTGTTTTGCTCCCATTATTATTCCCTCACTATTTTTTTTGATGCTCCTCGCCAGTTTTATCTTCTACTGAGTCAACTAAAAAACCATTAACAACTTTTTTTCCTTCTGCAAGATATTTATTAATTAAAATCTGTGGTAATGGTTTTGGTTTAATTTTTCGATGACGCAGTTTTTTTTGATAGCGTACTTCTTTACGAATATTCTTTTGAATTAATTTTTCTTTTACTAATCGTTCATGAAGTTGTTCTAATTGTTGTCGTTCAATTTCACGAATTTCGCGAGGATGATAACCAGCAAAAGTATATTGGTTTCCTGCTAAATTTATTGTTAAATCAGGTGTTTTTGTTGGATCAAGATAGTTAATCTGATAATCTTTTAACTCTTTTTGAGTATATAATGTTAAATCAATTAATCGTGCTTTCTCATTAGCATCTTTTTTTATTTTCATATTATCTAATGAAAGTTGTTCTTTCGTCATTGTTATGACATCTAGTTTTTTCATTCTTTTTTCTTCGTAATTATTACCAAATTTTAGTTTTTTTAAATTAGGTCGTTTTTTAGGATCAACTGTTGAAATATATTTTTCTTGCGGTGACATTGCAGGAAGAACTGTTGTCTTATTTGGTGTACTTTCTTTTGCTGCACCATTTAATTGTGTTAAGTTATTACTACTTGGCGCTGAAAATGAGGTATTTGCTGGATTTGACATTACGTTAGTAGTTACAAATTTTGATAAAACTGTTGGTTTTGGTTTCTGAATTGCTTTAACAAACAATGGTCTAATTTGATTAGTAATTGCTGTGTCTAAATAAAGATCTGTTTTAAAAATTGGTTTTCGTTGTGGCTCATCAGTGATGAAATTTCGAATATATTTACCCCCAATTTGTTTTTTTGTTTTTCCTAAACTACGAGATAAACTTTCTTGCACCATTTGATTACGTTTTTTAATAACATTTTCTGGATCAATCACAACTTTTTCTTCATTATCATCCTTCGACAAAGTAATTTCTTTCATATATTGTTTTCATTCTGACGGATGTGAATCACGACGAGACAATAATTCTAATTGGTTTTTACTTAAATTCATTTGTTCTTTAATTTCATCAAGAGAGCGTGGTTTAACATCACTATTTACACGAGAGTAGTCTTCTTCAGGATGATACACACCTCGGGCTCGATTTAAGTAAGGATGTTCATCATGATTCGTCGCATCACGTCGTGCTAATAATTCAATTTGATTTTGATTTAAACCTCAACTCTTTGCATGTTCTTTAACTTGGTTATTAAAAGTTTTTAATATTTCACCAGTATATTCATCATGATGTTCAGAAATGTTTTTTTCTCGTTCACTATGATAGCGACCATATTGTTCATTCCGTTGCCGAATTAAACGTTGTTGATTTGGATTTAATTTTCTAATTAAATCTTCAACTTCTTTTGGTGTTGATTTTCCGGTTATATTTTCAACCGCCAAATTATCATCTTCTGTTTCAAAAGTAAGGTTGACTGTTGAAATTAATCCTACTTCTTTTTCTTTTTGATCAACTGCCAATGCATTAATATTATTATTTAAAAAACTTTCTCGTGGTTCTTTTAATTCTGATTCAATTGCTTCTTGTGATTCTTGGTATCCTCTTACCACTCGGGCTGGAAATAAATCTTCTGAACGATATAGTTTTCGTTTTGCTAAAAGATCTAATTGTCCGGGATTTAATCCCATATTACTTTTTTTACTCGCTGTTGTTTTTATTTTTTCTATTGGTCTTGATGCTTTTTTAGTTGTTGTTTTTTTAAAGTTAACATTTTCTCCCAGAACTGCTTTGATAAATTTTTCGTATTCTTTTTCATAACGATTATCTCAATCAACCGTACTAGTTGCATTTAATGTTTCATATTCTGTCATTAACTTTAAATACGGTTCTGATTTTTTTCAAGCTTTTGTTAAAGCTTTAATAACAGTTGTTTCATTAACCTTCATTTTTAAACTGTTGTTAACTTCTTGTAGTTGTTTTGTTTCATTTAGTTTCTTCTTAGCCATCATCTTTACCTCAATTTTATTTATAACCATAAGTAAAATGCTTTCCATAAAATTATATCATTTTTTTCTTGCTTTTTCTATCGATACTTGTATGATAATTAATTAAAAAATAAAAGAGAAGTTCTCTTTTATTTTTGTTGAAGAAATGTTTCTAAAATTAATTGTGCTGCTAAACTATCTTTTTTACTTTTTCGCTTTTGCCGCGATAAATTAGCTTCTAACATAATTTGATGTGCTTGTCGTGTTGTTAAACGTTCATCAATTAAGTGAATCTCAATAATAACACTTAACATTGGTTTTAATAAAGCAATGAATTCATCCACCATGATTGCTCGTGGTCCAATTGTATTATTCATATTTTTAGGATAACCAATTACAATATCAGTAATCTTTTCATTTGCAATTAAGGTTGCTAAATATTGTGCTGCATTTAAAAAATCATGATCAGAAAATTGATAAACACCATAACTTGTTGCGATCACGCCATGACTTGTGGCAAGTCCTAATGTTTTTGTCCCTAAGTCAATTCCTAAATAATATTTAGCCATGTTGTTGTAAAAACAACAGTGGGTCGGCCAGCAATTCTGCAATAATAGTTTTATTTTTGAAACCACTTTGTGCCACGCTGTTGTTTCCTCCCCCCTTGCCATCAAGTAATGAATTTAGTTGTTGAATAATACGTCCCGCTTGGTAACGATCATGTAAAGTATCACTAACACCAACCACTAATTTTTGTTGGGTTGAATCAGTAATATCAACAAAAAAAATTAAAATATTAGAATACCGTGCTTTATAATCATCAATTAATACTTTCAAAGCATTAACATCAACTTTTGTTGGAAATTGATAAGTCAAAACTTGAATGCCATTTTTTTCTTGCAATGGTAAAGCATGATATTGCTTCACAAAATCTTGCATAATAACATTATCATATTGTTTTTGTCAATGTTTAAAACTCTCTTTAAATTGATTTACTAATTGTTTTAATAATTTTCAGTTTTCTTTTGAAACAGTTAAATTACTAATTTGGTTTCAAATTTGCTCTAACTCTTGATTAGTTAAAACTGCTTTTCCTTGATTATATTTTTCAAAATAATTAATTGCCTCTGTTTTTTCTTTTAGAAATTGTTCATTTAAATAACTAGCAATTGTTCTATTTGATGTAATGGCATGAATTCGAAAGGTTCCTACCCCTTTTGATTCAATTCCAGTTACTAATAAATCTTCGACATCTTGTGAATTAGCAACATGCGTTCCTCCACAAAGCTCACATGAATAAGTTCCAAATTTAATAATTCGTACTTCTTCATCATATTTTTCAGTAAAGAAAGCTAATGCTTGATGTACTTCTAGTGCTGTTTGCATATCAGTATAAATTATTTCACAAGGAATTGCCGCACGAATAGCTTTTCTTACGGACGCTTCAACAGCCATAATTTCTTCAGGAATAATTGGTTGATTATGGGTAATATCAATTCGCAATCGTTCATCATCATTATAAGAACCAGTTTGCATAACATGGGTTCCTAATACTTCTCGTAATGCTGCATGAATTAGATGCGTTCCAGAATGGTTTTTACGCGTATAAAATCGACGATCACTATCAATTGAAGCATTTACTAAATCACCACTTTTTAAAGTTCCTTCCACTCTTACAAAATGCAAGTGTTGTTTATTTGGTCCTTGTTGTACATCTAAGACATAAGCAGTGTTATTATCTTTTAAGATTAAACCACGGTCGGTTGCTTGCCCACCCTTTTCTGCATAAAAAGGTGTTTCTGCTAAAATAAGATATCCCGTTGTATTTGTTAATTCAGAAACTGGCTGATCATTTGCGAACATAAAAACAATTTCTGTATTATTAACTTGTTCATGTTCATAACCAACAAATTTACTAACAACATCTAACTGCGTAAAAAGTTCACTTTGTAAATGAATTGCTTTAATATCTTTACGATTGGTTCGTGAAATTTCTTTTGCATTTGCTAATAATTCTTCAAAACCAGTTCGGTCAACTTTTATTCCTGCCTCGTGAGCTTCTTCAACAATTAATTCAATTGGAAAACCGTAACTTTCAAATAAGCGAAAGGCATGTTCTTTTGAAATTATTCCATACTTTGTTTTAACTTCGTTAAATAATTTGTTCCCTTGTTCTAATGTTTTTAAAAATTTATTTTCTTCATCTAAAACAGCTTGTTCAATAATTGGTTGTTTCTCAATTAAATAAGTATAATATTCACTCATAATGGTAATTACTGTTTGTACTAATTGGTATAAAAATGGTTGTTCTAATCCTAATTTTTTTCCATATAGACTAGCACGACGAATTAACCGACGAATAACATAACCACGATCCTTGTTACCCGGAAAAGCACCATCCGCAATTGCAAATGTTACTGCTCGTAAATGATCAGCAATTACTTTAAACGCTGTATTAATTTTAATTTGATGCGCATCACTAGTAAACAATGCGGTTTGATCATAATGATATTTCCCCTGCACTAATTTTTCAACTGCTTTAATAATGGGCATAAATAAATCTGTTTCAAAATTAGTTGGTGTTTCTTGAATAATAGAAGTAATTCGTTCTAATCCAGCCCCCGTATCAATGTTTTTTCGCGGTAAATCGGTATAAGTTCCATCCCCATTATTATTGTATTGAGAAAAAACAATATTTCAAACTTCTAAATAACGATCATTTTCTAGGTCTTCTTGTAATAACCTTATCCCAACATGTTCAGGGTCATATTTTTCACCGCGATCATAAAAAATTTCGGTATTTGGTCCACATGGCCCTTCTCCAATTTCTCAAAAATTAGTATCTTTATCCCCCTTAATAATTCGTTCAGGACTTAACCCTATAACATTATGTCAAACCTCATATGCTTCTTGGTCATCTTTATAAACAGTAACATATAATTTGTCAGGACTAAATCCAATTCATTTTTTATCAGTTAAAAATTCTCAAGCATAAACAATTGCTTCCTTTTTAAAATAATCACCAATTGAAAAGTTACCTAACATTTCAAATAACGTATGATGACGGGCCGTATGTCCTACATTCTCAATATCATTTGTCCGAATTGATTTTTGTGAATTTGTTAACCGTGGTGCTGGCGGTGTTTTTCGACCATCAAAATATGGTTTTAATGTTGCCACCCCGGAATTAATTCATAATAATGATGGATCATCAACGGGAATTAATGATACTGATGGCAATTCGTAATGATCTTTACTCCGAAAAAAATCTAACCACATTTTTCGAATCGCATTTGCTGTAAGTTTTGTCATCCTAACTTTCCCTTCTTTTTAATAATTAATTAATAGAATTATAGCATACGAAAAGAAAAAAACTTCTTTATTTCAAAGAAGTTAAAGACCAATTCTTATTTTCGATAACCACGAACTAGTAAATAAAATGAAACTAATAGAATGTTAATAAAGAAGAAAAGCATAATAACTGGTACCACTGCTGGATATTGAAAATATTGTGTAAACTCAGTTCACATTAAAATTTGTCAAATTAAACCAATCACTAATCATGTCAACATTTGTATAAACATTAGTAAATTATAAGAAAATTCTTGTAAACGAGCTAAACAAAAGAGCATAAAATAAAGCGGAATAAAACTAATAATCATTAACACAATCGCAATTCCTAAAATAACTCAATTGGCTGTCACATAATGAGTTGTTGAAGTAAAGGCTGGAAAAATCATAACAACAAGAAAACCAATCATTAATAAAATCATCCCAATATTGCTTCCTAATCGTTTACGTAATTCACGACGAGAAGAAATATTAATATATCCTAATCATTGGACAAAACTTGCTCCAAGACCACCACGATGGCTTGATGACGATGGTAATAATAATTCAATTGCAATCCGAATTGCTAAACCAACCGTTAAGATTGCAACCGCAATTGGGGCAATGAAAATAATGAAAACCGCCCCAACTTGTAAAACTCCAGGCGCTTGTGCTAAGAAGGTACTTAAACCAGTTTGATTAATACTTAATCCTAACACGGAAAAAACATTTGGTTGATACTGAACATTATTAGTTCATGTTACTAAACCACCGTTTGTTAAATTATATCAATTTTTTTCTTGTCCATTAACAAAATTTGAATTATCAGCAATTGCAACTAAAAATAACCCTAGGAATAAAGCAACATATAATGTAATCCCTCCTCCTATTGTTAAAATTTTTCCAACTAACAAGCGAGCATTCCATTTTCAATGCGCAGCAGTTGCATTTGTTAGTAAAACAACAACAAAAATTGCTGTCCCAACAGCAAACACACTTAAAATAGGAACAAAAATATATAAATCAATTACTCAAAATTTAAAAAGACCAAAACCATCCAAACTAAAAATTGCTTGAAATGATCCATATGATAATAAAAAATTTAAAATATTATAAGCACTATCACCTTTTAAACTTTCTAAAGGATTGGGTGTCAAACCATTAACACTTAATGATTTAATAATTTCTTCTTTTAACGCACCTACCTGTTGGTTTAAAGTTGGAACAACTGCTCCGGCCATAATAATTACAATTCCTGCTAAAAATCATATGCTACTAAATTTTAGCCAAGACTTTATTGTCATAACTTCCTCCATTTTCTATTTTCTTAGGTATCTTTATTATACCAAGAAAACTAATAACCGTATATAGTGTTTGTGTTCCAAAGT from Spiroplasma sp. NBRC 100390 includes:
- the ruvX gene encoding Holliday junction resolvase RuvX; translated protein: MAKYYLGIDLGTKTLGLATSHGVIATSYGVYQFSDHDFLNAAQYLATLIANEKITDIVIGYPKNMNNTIGPRAIMVDEFIALLKPMLSVIIEIHLIDERLTTRQAHQIMLEANLSRQKRKSKKDSLAAQLILETFLQQK
- the alaS gene encoding alanine--tRNA ligase; amino-acid sequence: MTKLTANAIRKMWLDFFRSKDHYELPSVSLIPVDDPSLLWINSGVATLKPYFDGRKTPPAPRLTNSQKSIRTNDIENVGHTARHHTLFEMLGNFSIGDYFKKEAIVYAWEFLTDKKWIGFSPDKLYVTVYKDDQEAYEVWHNVIGLSPERIIKGDKDTNFWEIGEGPCGPNTEIFYDRGEKYDPEHVGIRLLQEDLENDRYLEVWNIVFSQYNNNGDGTYTDLPRKNIDTGAGLERITSIIQETPTNFETDLFMPIIKAVEKLVQGKYHYDQTALFTSDAHQIKINTAFKVIADHLRAVTFAIADGAFPGNKDRGYVIRRLIRRASLYGKKLGLEQPFLYQLVQTVITIMSEYYTYLIEKQPIIEQAVLDEENKFLKTLEQGNKLFNEVKTKYGIISKEHAFRLFESYGFPIELIVEEAHEAGIKVDRTGFEELLANAKEISRTNRKDIKAIHLQSELFTQLDVVSKFVGYEHEQVNNTEIVFMFANDQPVSELTNTTGYLILAETPFYAEKGGQATDRGLILKDNNTAYVLDVQQGPNKQHLHFVRVEGTLKSGDLVNASIDSDRRFYTRKNHSGTHLIHAALREVLGTHVMQTGSYNDDERLRIDITHNQPIIPEEIMAVEASVRKAIRAAIPCEIIYTDMQTALEVHQALAFFTEKYDEEVRIIKFGTYSCELCGGTHVANSQDVEDLLVTGIESKGVGTFRIHAITSNRTIASYLNEQFLKEKTEAINYFEKYNQGKAVLTNQELEQIWNQISNLTVSKENWKLLKQLVNQFKESFKHWQKQYDNVIMQDFVKQYHALPLQEKNGIQVLTYQFPTKVDVNALKVLIDDYKARYSNILIFFVDITDSTQQKLVVGVSDTLHDRYQAGRIIQQLNSLLDGKGGGNNSVAQSGFKNKTIIAELLADPLLFLQQHG
- the scm1 gene encoding motility-associated protein Scm1 codes for the protein MTIKSWLKFSSIWFLAGIVIIMAGAVVPTLNQQVGALKEEIIKSLSVNGLTPNPLESLKGDSAYNILNFLLSYGSFQAIFSLDGFGLFKFWVIDLYIFVPILSVFAVGTAIFVVVLLTNATAAHWKWNARLLVGKILTIGGGITLYVALFLGLFLVAIADNSNFVNGQEKNWYNLTNGGLVTWTNNVQYQPNVFSVLGLSINQTGLSTFLAQAPGVLQVGAVFIIFIAPIAVAILTVGLAIRIAIELLLPSSSSHRGGLGASFVQWLGYINISSRRELRKRLGSNIGMILLMIGFLVVMIFPAFTSTTHYVTANWVILGIAIVLMIISFIPLYFMLFCLARLQEFSYNLLMFIQMLTWLVIGLIWQILMWTEFTQYFQYPAVVPVIMLFFFINILLVSFYLLVRGYRK